The genomic window AACCCTTGCTTGGCCGTGCCATCAATTGTCGCATCGAGATCAAGCTGATCCTGTGCGCCTTCACGGGCGAAGCGGCGAAGACGGCGCAGCGCCATCTTGATGTTGCGGGTGCCCAATTCCTTGGTGTTGTCGAGGTTTTTAAACTCGCGCTTTTCCCAAACCTTTACGGCGCGCTTGTGCCGACTCTCTCCGCCAATGCGCACACCTTCGGGATTGTAGCCTGAATTGCCGAACGGAGATGTTCCCCCGGTGCCAATCCATTTATTGCCGCCCTCATGGCGTTTTTCCTGCTCGGCCAGGCGTTCCTTGAGCTTTTCCATAAGCTCGTCCCAATCGCCGATCTTCTCGATCTCGGCCATCTCCTCTTCGGTGAGAAATTTTTCAGCGACGGCTTTCAGCCAATCCTCGGGCACATCGACGGGGTTTTGGCCATAGTCGGTCAAGATGCCTTTGAAGACTTTGTGAAACACCTGATCAAAACGGTCCAGCATCCCTTCGTCCTTCACGAAGGTCGCGCGGCTGAGATAATAGAACGCCTCAGGCGTCTGTTCGATCACATCTTTGTCCAGCGCCTCAAGCAGCGTCAGATGTTCTTTGAAACTTGCGCCAATGCCAGCTTCGCGCAGCTCGTCCATAAAGTTGAAAAACATGAAGAGCGATGTAGCGCCCGATACGCGCAAATGCCAGCGCGAATGGCGCAAGATTGTTGCAAACGCCGGTTACA from Erythrobacter sp. SCSIO 43205 includes these protein-coding regions:
- a CDS encoding VWA domain-containing protein, translating into MFFNFMDELREAGIGASFKEHLTLLEALDKDVIEQTPEAFYYLSRATFVKDEGMLDRFDQVFHKVFKGILTDYGQNPVDVPEDWLKAVAEKFLTEEEMAEIEKIGDWDELMEKLKERLAEQEKRHEGGNKWIGTGGTSPFGNSGYNPEGVRIGGESRHKRAVKVWEKREFKNLDNTKELGTRNIKMALRRLRRFAREGAQDQLDLDATIDGTAKQGFLDIHMRAERRNAVKLLLFLDVGGSMDPFIKLCEELFSAATTEFKNLEFFYFHNCLYEGVWKDNKRRWQEREKTWDILHKYGHDYKVIFVGDAAMSPYEITHAGGSVEHMNEEAGAVWMKRVTDTYPATVWLNPVPEKQWGYSQSTKMLKQLVNDRMYPLTLDGLDDAMRELSRKQGH